The Deltaproteobacteria bacterium genome contains the following window.
GACCTGAAGAAGTATCCCGAAATCAATGAAGCACTTCAAACCCGGGAGATCGTTATCATCAACGATACGGCGAAAGATCCCATTGTCGGCCCGGTACGGGAGGTTCTCTCCCGGATCAACATTCATTCCCTCCTGGTCCTGCCGGTCATTATGAAACAGAACGTAATCGGCACACTTCTGTTACGAACCTCACGGAAAGAACATGCCTTCACGGAACGGGAGATCCAGCTCTGCCAGATCGTGGCCAATGCCTCGGCAAACGCCCTGATCAACGCCTCGCTCTTCGAATCAATGGAGCTGGCCAATATTCAGCTTGAGCGTCTCGCGACGACCGACGGGCTGACAAACATTTTCAACCACCGCTATTTTTATATGCGGCTTGATGAGGAATTCAACCGGTCGGAACGGTACCGGACACCACTCTCCGTCATTATGAGTGATGTAAACAACTTCAAAACGATCAACGATACCTATGGGCACCGGACGGGAGACCTCATTCTTAAGGAACTGGCCCGGATTCTCAAGACAAGCATCCGGAAGAGCGATATCGTTGCCCGGTATGGAGGAGACGAATTCGTGATTCTTCTTCCACAGACCGACCGGAAAGGCGCTGAAGCCGAAGCCGCCCGGATCATCAAGGCCATCTCCGAGCACAAATTTACCTCGATGGAAGGTCTTTCTCCCACGATCAGTCACGGGATCTCCACCTATCCCGACCCGAAGATCACAAAGGCAGATGACCTCGTAAAACTTGCAGACCGTCAGCTCTACATTCTCAAGAATGAACAGAAGAAAGACCTGGTGGCCCCCCACCGATAAATATTTTCCCCACCTGATTCCGAAGGAAAAATCAGACAAACCTTCGAACCACCGCCTGAAAAGTCTCGAGCAAAAGGCCGTTCTCCTCGGAAGAACGGATGGCGATTCGAAAAAAACGGGGGCCGAGTCCGGAAAAGGAAGCACAGTTCCGGACGAGAATCCCGGCACGAAGAAGGGCGCCGAAAAGCCGGTCCGGTTCCGGCATGGGGGAAGAAGTTTCCAGTAGAAGAAAGTTGGCCGATGAGGGAAAAACCCGCACACCCGGCAGGGATGCAAGCCTTCCGACCAAGACGGCCCTCTCTGCATCAATGAGCTCAAGGGTCCTCTCCCGGTATTCAGCGTCATCAAGCGCCGCAGCCACGGCGGCGCCCGCAAGGCGGTTCATGGTCCAGGGCTCCTGGCATGCGCCGATCCTCCTGACCAGCACCCCGTCTCCATAAATCGCCCCCGCACGCAGTCCGGGGATCCCGTAGAACTTCGTGAAGGAACGAAGAACCAGGAGGTTCGGAAACTCCTTCACACGATGCCGGACCGACCCGTCCGGGACGAAGTCGATGAAGGCCTCATCGCAAAGCACAATGATTCCCCGGTCCGCCGCCGCATCCACGACCATGAGAACCTCTTCAGCAGAAAGGAGCCCCCCCGTCGGGTTATTGGGGTTGCAGAGGACAAGCAGATCTATTTTCTCCGACAGCGCGTCAATCAACCTTCCGGGATCGAGCCGGAACGACTCTTCGGCAATCAGGGGAAAAGAGACAACCCCGCATCCGGCGAGTCTCAGTGCCCGCCCGTAATCGGAGAAGGATGGGACCGGGACCAGCGCCCGCCTCGGCGACAAGACCCTCGGCACAAGGTAGACAAACTCACTGCTTCCGTTGCCGACAAGTACGTTCTCAACAGAGAGGTTCCCCTCCCCGGCCAGGCGCTCACGCAGCGTCATCCCGTCGATCTCGGGATAGTGGACAAGCCGGTCCATCCCGTCGAGGATAGCCTTGAGCGCCCCTTTCGGCGGCCCCAGCGGATTGATCGAGGCCGAGAAATCGAGGATCTCTTCCTCTGGAATCCCGCAGGCCTTCGAGATCTCCCGAAGGTTCCCGCCATGTTGTTGAATCATCGGTTTCCCCTGGCTTGTTTTTCTCTGCGACCTCCGCGTCTTTGCGGTGATTGCTTTTCAGCTTTGATTTTATCTTGAGTCTTTTCCCCGTGCTCTCCGTGGTGAATGCTTTTTGTTTTTTCAATTTTCATCTTTACCGCAGCATCAGCGCGAGCACCCCCGCCATCGCCATCAGGAAGAAGGCGCCGTACATCAACTGCACGGCCCCCCGGACGGCACCGGGAGTCAGGGGGCGGACCGGTTCCCCGATCACCGGTTTCTCGATCATGACTCCTCCGTAGAAATTCCTGCCGCCGAGCTGAATGCCGAGCGCTCCTGCGGCGGCGGCCTCGGGGATCCCCGCATTGGGACTTGAATGTTTCCGCCCGTCCCGCCGGAGGATTCTGAAGGCATCCCGGCCCGATCCTTTCCACAGGAATGAGACAACCACCAGGAGGAGCCCCGTAACCCGGGCGGGGATAAAGTTCACCAGGTCGTCGAAACGGGCCGGGAAAAAACCGAGATCCCGGCAGGCCTCGTCTTTGTACCCCAGCATGGAGTCGAGGGTGTTCACCGCCTTGTAGGCCATGGCGAGGGGCGCGCCTCCGAGGATCAGATAGAAGAGGGGAGCGATCACCCCGTCGGAGCTGTTCTCGGCGACGGTCTCCACGGCAGCCCGGATGATCCCTTCCCGGGAAAGTACGGACGTGTCCCGACCGACGATCCCGGAAAGCTCCCGCCGCGCCTTTTCAAGATCCTCTTCCCGGAGAGCCTTCTCAACCTTCGCCGCCTCGCGGTGCAGCGTCCGGGCGGCCAGCGTGGTCCAGGCGAGGAAGACCGAGAGAAGCGAGCCAAACCAAGGATGGAGAACCGAAGCGGCTTTTACAACAAAGAAGGTCGTCTCGAAGGAGAAGACAACCACGATCAGGACGATCCCCCCTCCGGCAATCCGGTGTCCCCAACCGGGCCGGGTGAGCTTCCGTGCCGCCTTTTCGAGTATAACGATCAGACGGCCCATGAGGACAACGGGGTGGGGAAACCATTCCGGATCGCCCAGCAGGAGATCGAGCATGCAGGCGGCAAGAAGCGCTAAAGGCGGCATCTCTTCTCCCGGGCAAGGCCGGCCATGTTACGGATCGCCTCAAGATCGACGTGCTCCCGGAAGAGCCCGGCCAGGCGGTCAAAGGCCGCCTCCTTGCGGCTTCCGTAGTCCTGCCCCCCGGCGGCGACATCGTTGTTCTTTTTCAAACCGGACAGAAACCACCGGGTGAAAGAAGCATTCTCGAAAATACCGTGGAGATAGCTCCCCCAGAGGTTCCCGCTCCCGTTGATCCATCCCTCTTCGTCATTCACCGGCCTGCCGTTCCGCTCAATGATCCGGAAAAGGCTTCGGCACCTCCCCGTTGCAACGCTCCTTCCCATGTGGATCTCGTACCCCTCCAGCTCCTCCGTCCCCCCTGCCATGACCGCGCGGACACGGGCCGTGATCTTCTCCGGCACAAGGACCGTTCGGAAGGGGAGGAGGGCCAGTCCTTCCGCCTTCACGCGGCGGCTCTCCACGCCGCCCGGATCCTCCACGCACTCCCCGAGCATCTGGAATCCCCCGCAGATCCCGGCAACGGTCCCGCCCCGCCTCGCGAAGTCCCGGATCGACGCGGCAAGACCGCTCTTTCCGAGAAAGTCGAGATCCCCCAGGGTGTCCTTGCTCCCCGGCAGGATCACGGCATCGCAGGTATCGACAACACCGGGATCCTCAAGATAGATAACCTCCACCCCGTCGATCCCCCCGAGGGGATCGAAATCGGTATAGTTGGAGATCCGGGGAAGGCGGACGACACCGATGGTCAGCCCCGGTCCGTTGCCGGCAACCGCTTTGCCTTCCAGCGCTACGCTGTCCTCCTCCTCGATCCCGAGATCGGCACACCAGGGAAGGACGCCCAGGACCCGTTTGCCCGCCCGCCCTTCAATCTGCCTCAAACCGGGCGCAAGGAGAGACGGGTCCCCCCGGAACTTGTTGATGAGAAGACCGGAAACGCGGTCACGCCACGGCCGGGGAAGAAGCATCAGGGTCCCCAGGAGGGAGGCAAAGACCCCGCCCCGGTCGATGTCGGCCACAAGGAGGACCGGGGCATCGGCCATTTCGGCCGTCCGCATATTGACGATATCCCGGTCCATCAGGTTGATCTCGGCGGGACTTCCCGCCCCTTCGATCACGATGAGATCGAACCCGGCGGCCAGGGTCTCGTAGGCCTCCCGGACCAGTGCGACAGCCTTCTCCTTGAGGTCATAGTATCCCCGTGCCGTGAAGTTCCCCACGGGGCGGCCCATGAAGATCACCTGGGAGCCGGAGTCGGTCGTCGGCTTGAGGAGTATCGGGTTCATCGCCGCCACCGGTTCGATCCCCGCCGCCTCGGCCTGAACCGCCTGGGCCCGGCCGATCTCGAGCCCCTCCTTCGTCACGTAGGAGTTGAGGGCCATGTTCTGGGCCTTGAAGGGAGCGACCCGCACCCCCTCCTGCGCAAAGATCCGGCAGAGGGCGGCGGTCACAATGCTCTTGCCTACATTCGATGCCGTCCCCTGAACCATGATCGATTTACACCGTTTCATTAACTTTCGACCCTTCCCATCTTTGAGGGTTCGTCTCTGTCATGTTC
Protein-coding sequences here:
- a CDS encoding diguanylate cyclase, giving the protein MDNKAKILIVDDSESIRQNLAAILTKEGYSITTAENGATGLQKIKVGHPDLVILDLVMPTLDGMKVCNAMKGDPELKKIPVLMNTSKGSKDDIIQGLEAGANDYIVKPFHEEELLARVHSLLRSGSMVKQLERDKLDLLAILEISNAITSTLDSREVLYSIVKKISEIIHVIRCSIVRIDSNESKGYVVATNEDPNIYNLVIDLKKYPEINEALQTREIVIINDTAKDPIVGPVREVLSRINIHSLLVLPVIMKQNVIGTLLLRTSRKEHAFTEREIQLCQIVANASANALINASLFESMELANIQLERLATTDGLTNIFNHRYFYMRLDEEFNRSERYRTPLSVIMSDVNNFKTINDTYGHRTGDLILKELARILKTSIRKSDIVARYGGDEFVILLPQTDRKGAEAEAARIIKAISEHKFTSMEGLSPTISHGISTYPDPKITKADDLVKLADRQLYILKNEQKKDLVAPHR
- a CDS encoding threonine-phosphate decarboxylase, translating into MIQQHGGNLREISKACGIPEEEILDFSASINPLGPPKGALKAILDGMDRLVHYPEIDGMTLRERLAGEGNLSVENVLVGNGSSEFVYLVPRVLSPRRALVPVPSFSDYGRALRLAGCGVVSFPLIAEESFRLDPGRLIDALSEKIDLLVLCNPNNPTGGLLSAEEVLMVVDAAADRGIIVLCDEAFIDFVPDGSVRHRVKEFPNLLVLRSFTKFYGIPGLRAGAIYGDGVLVRRIGACQEPWTMNRLAGAAVAAALDDAEYRERTLELIDAERAVLVGRLASLPGVRVFPSSANFLLLETSSPMPEPDRLFGALLRAGILVRNCASFSGLGPRFFRIAIRSSEENGLLLETFQAVVRRFV
- the cobD gene encoding cobalamin biosynthesis protein CobD; protein product: MPPLALLAACMLDLLLGDPEWFPHPVVLMGRLIVILEKAARKLTRPGWGHRIAGGGIVLIVVVFSFETTFFVVKAASVLHPWFGSLLSVFLAWTTLAARTLHREAAKVEKALREEDLEKARRELSGIVGRDTSVLSREGIIRAAVETVAENSSDGVIAPLFYLILGGAPLAMAYKAVNTLDSMLGYKDEACRDLGFFPARFDDLVNFIPARVTGLLLVVVSFLWKGSGRDAFRILRRDGRKHSSPNAGIPEAAAAGALGIQLGGRNFYGGVMIEKPVIGEPVRPLTPGAVRGAVQLMYGAFFLMAMAGVLALMLR
- a CDS encoding cobyric acid synthase, giving the protein MKRCKSIMVQGTASNVGKSIVTAALCRIFAQEGVRVAPFKAQNMALNSYVTKEGLEIGRAQAVQAEAAGIEPVAAMNPILLKPTTDSGSQVIFMGRPVGNFTARGYYDLKEKAVALVREAYETLAAGFDLIVIEGAGSPAEINLMDRDIVNMRTAEMADAPVLLVADIDRGGVFASLLGTLMLLPRPWRDRVSGLLINKFRGDPSLLAPGLRQIEGRAGKRVLGVLPWCADLGIEEEDSVALEGKAVAGNGPGLTIGVVRLPRISNYTDFDPLGGIDGVEVIYLEDPGVVDTCDAVILPGSKDTLGDLDFLGKSGLAASIRDFARRGGTVAGICGGFQMLGECVEDPGGVESRRVKAEGLALLPFRTVLVPEKITARVRAVMAGGTEELEGYEIHMGRSVATGRCRSLFRIIERNGRPVNDEEGWINGSGNLWGSYLHGIFENASFTRWFLSGLKKNNDVAAGGQDYGSRKEAAFDRLAGLFREHVDLEAIRNMAGLAREKRCRL